One genomic window of Fusarium keratoplasticum isolate Fu6.1 chromosome 3, whole genome shotgun sequence includes the following:
- a CDS encoding FAD-binding-3 domain-containing protein gives MAVKNHANGAGRLRVAIIGGGPGGLGAAIALAKLPFVDWTLYEKKPEISETGGGISLQLHTWKMLEWNGAAKNIQPNDFFRAPSGISGQYRNGRTGELLDQSLHPADTPKSQLSCRQRRAKLQAALLKEVDQSRIQLSKKLVDIEKLPSGRVLIRFEDGHTDEVDLLVAADGIRSVVRSFTFPSHKIKYNGQSAYRTIVSKSDVKALGTIPESSVFWQNLGGRYVFTSPLGDDDFEVTARISRPSEGQEHVSWGRPFDFNTLVHEYDEFCEPVRQVVQLAAKQGETQEFALFSGPRLESVVALDSVALIGDASHPLSGAFGAGAGFALEDVYALSKTLEWAWKRGRGIKVALELYDKIRSPHYGELYDVLDWYAGINKEIAAEGLSVDREIEERVKRTKGKKSNWMYHYDIQKEVDEALLGLEG, from the exons ATGGCTGTGAAGAACCATGCCAACGGCGCCGGTCGTCTCCGggtcgccatcatcggcggTGGCCCAGGAGGGTTAGGTGCAGCCATTGCACTCGCCAAGCTTCCCTTCGTGGACTGGACTTTGtatgagaagaagcccgagatCAGTGAGACCGGGGGTGGTATCAGCCTGCAACTGCATACTTGGAAAATGCTTGAGTGGAATGGAGCGGCCAAGAACATCCAGCCCAATGACTTCTTCAGGGCACCGTCAGGCATTAGCGGACAATACCG CAACGGGAGGACCGGTGAACTGCTAGACCAGAGCCTTCATCCAGCAGACACTCCCAAGAGCCAACTCAGCTGTCGGCAGAGGCGAGCAAAGTTGCAGGCCGCCCtcctcaaggaggttgaccAGTCCCGGATCCAACTTTCCAAGAAGTTGGTGGACATCGAGAAGCTTCCCAGTGGAAGAGTTCTCATCCGTTTCGAAGATGGACACACCGACGAAGTTGACCTCCTTGTAGCTGCGGACGGCATCCGATCT GTTGTCCGTTCCTTCACATTCCCCTCTCACAAAATCAAATACAATGGACAATCCGCATATCGCACCATCGTCAGCAAGTCGGATGTCAAAGCTCTGGGTACCATCCCCGAGTCCTCAGTGTTTTGGCAGAACCTCGGCGGAAGATACGTCTTCACGAGCCCacttggtgatgacgactttgaggTCACGGCACGCATCAGCCGACCCTCCGAGGGCCAAGAGCACGTCAGCTGGGGTCGGCCATTCGACTTTAACACACTCGTCCACGAGTATGACGAGTTCTGTGAGCCTGTGCGACAGGTTGTTCAATTGGCGGCTAAGCAAGGAGAGACTCAGGAGTTTGCGCTCTTCTCAGGACCACGGCTAGAGAGTGTGGTTGCTCTGGACTCCGTGGCCCTCATCGGAGACGCATCCCATCCTCTATCGGGAGCCTTCGGTGCGGGTGCTGGATTTGCACTTGAGGACGTGTACGCGCTGTCCAAGACGCTTGAATGGGCGTGGAAGCGAGGCAGGGGTATCAAGGTTGCCCTGGAGCTATACGACAAGATCCGCTCGCCGCACTACGGGGAACTATACGACGTTCTGGACTGGTACGCTGGCATAAACAAGGAGATTGCGGCCGAGGGGTTGTCCGTGGACagggagattgaggagagGGTCAAGAGAACCAAGGGCAAAAAGTCAAATTGGATGTATCACTATGACATTCagaaggaggttgatgaagctTTGCTGGGATTAGAAGGTTAG
- a CDS encoding Protein EFR3 has product MNAIQQKCRPKHQVLVLKCYPRTTKGAVDVKPNSSELSYLLYYATSRRSKIQKIGAFLEKKTASDVWRLRIGNVQVTLQILAALIEKLHKDAVLIAPFVLKVLDTVLRSEDITMIESSLPTFEAFCDFHDAALLSADQAFLHQYEDIVRLYAQLASTHLAPGKESLSSPVKVRWRSAGLEAIRSISTADALSSITGRQMDVIMPRILDNLWSDTPDFLEVLQQRVEAEEKVDTEKQLRRRTSIATVATVDTAGDPNPVALAGTAGDVDKLAEEEVGVLAMQCLKSIFIVPNRSQIHGATVSLLRFIQNRVSQGESVVDVHNDRERDGGWAISIYSIISRWTPVQDRYIILVAALDTLLRIPIQDATLDQQLALTTMMSSLLRSDVNLIGLSVMDVLLGLIKQMRKLLRLRSPASQSDDGDAVTEPDQPVRQKTKHLLGRLELCIGDLATHVYYADQISDMITAVILRLKPSRSSSTSSSPGGEKTGEAGPGASNIELSESQQLDHYFSLSAGRASALHVIKAILLVANPQKKLTGNMALSRNPVPIHVWEGTHWLLRDPDGHVRKAYMDALITWLDREATVADEIAVDETLPRSRSSIKINRELSAAGTRRAVSNASHNKERASKTRHSQFLPLLHLVIYDNALQFYEYENDLVMLHILLTKLAFKLGVNAVRHGLPMIYRLQEDIQEIDTPLHKVRIAALCHGYFWALTEKFDFEASVVGRAIQNEVVRRRSKGFWIEGIHIPPPSTDIVGFPGETRPHPEWDAVALEREELLPFDDRSSLVECVAANYHETIQTPPGSPAISPARGLSGPILGSTMTTTAPEPDTELPAVFREQMLTDWSRDAAVAMMASVGKSESLSGSKTGTSVTQRGHLTVNTNGINGNGNNGPVSPYGSQYNLMRPHSSHAFRERDRDGTPTKPRKSSMRSAVSPALSVSNRGGTVASVEQLKLVLSGNPPPKTAGLAGDDDSGDSMVSYDYSPSEISFNPATQTDEAISPTKRPATATTRRGGPLGAHPPLGGPPNLHDEKSEDDESVPPVPPLPNVSLLGGKRSPIQSIEASFHDPAKSGRHSLYSRGGDGTRPKSVRSQNTKTMDLQDLLRGIDSRPSEGSLGNVTRPPY; this is encoded by the exons ATGAACGCCATCCAGCAAAAGTGTCGACCAAAACACCAGGTCCTGGTTCTCAAGTGCTATCCCAGGACCACCAAGGGCGCCGTCGACGTCAAGCCCAACAGCAGCGAGCTCAGCTACCTCCTCTACTATGCTACCAGCCGACGCTCCAAGATCCAAAAGATTGGTGCCTtccttgagaagaagacagCCAGTGATGTCTGGCGTTTGCGCATCGG AAATGTTCAGGTCACCCTTCAGATCCTCGCAGCTCTCATCGAAAAGCTCCACAAAGATGCCGTCCTCATTGCTCCCTTCGTTCTCAAGGTACTCGATACCGTTCTACGATCCGAAGACATTACCATGATCGAATCCTCTCTCCCTACTTTCGAGGCCTTCTGCGATTTTCACGATGCCGCTCTCCTGTCCGCCGATCAGGCCTTCCTTCACCAGTACGAAGACATCGTTCGCCTTTACGCTCAGCTCGCATCCACCCACCTTGCGCCTGGCAAGGAGTCCCTCAGCAGCCCCGTCAAGGTGCGCTGGCGAAGCGCAGGCCTCGAGGCCATTCGCAGTATTTCCACCGCCGACGCCCTTTCTTCCATCACCGGTCGCCAAATGGATGTCATAATGCCTCGAATTCTCGACAACTTGTGGTCCGACACACCCGATTTCCTCGAAGTTTTGCAGCAGCGAGTCGAAGCGGAGGAAAAGGTTGATACGGAAAAGCAGTTGAGGCGTAGGACAAGCATTGCTACTGTTGCGACCGTCGATACCGCCGGCGACCCGAATCCCGTTGCCCTCGCTGGAACCGCCGGCGATGTCGACAAGCTTgccgaagaagaagttggagTTTTGGCTATGCAATGCCTCAAGAGCATCTTCATTGTTCCGAACCGATCGCAGATCCACGGTGCAACCGTCTCCCTTTTGCGGTTTATTCAGAATCGTGTAAGCCAGGGTGAATCAGTCGTTGACGTTCACAACGACCGAGAACGAGATGGCGGCTGGGCCATCAGCATCTACAGCATCATCTCGCGGTGGACTCCCGTACAAGACCGATACATCATTCTCGTAGCCGCGCTGGATACTCTTCTCCGAATTCCCATTCAGGACGCGACTCTTGATCAGCAACTTGCGTTGACCACCATGATGAGCTCTCTTCTCCGGTCTGACGTGAACCTCATTGGGTTGAGTGTTATGGATGTTCTCCTTGGTCTAATCAAGCAGATGAGGAAGCTCTTGCGGTTAAGGAGCCCCGCCAGCCAGagcgatgatggtgacgcTGTCACAGAACCCGACCAACCTGTGCGCCAGAAGACCAAGCATCTTCTGGGCAGGCTTGAGCTCTGCATCGGCGATCTTGCGACTCATGTCTACTACGCCGACCAAATTTCGGACATGATTACCGCCGTCATCCTGCGCCTGAAGCCATCACGATCgtccagcaccagctcctcGCCTGGAGGTGAAAAGACTGGAGAGGCCGGGCCAGGCGCGTCGAATATCGAATTGTCTGAAAGCCAACAGCTCGATCACTACTTTTCCCTCAGCGCGGGCAGAGCCTCCGCTCTCCACGTCATCAAGGCTATTCTTCTAGTCGCCAATccccagaagaagctcaccGGCAACATGGCCTTGTCTCGAAACCCTGTGCCGATCCATGTCTGGGAGGGCACTCACTGGCTCCTGCGTGATCCAGATGGCCATGTCCGCAAAGCTTACATGGACGCTCTTATCACCTGGCTTGACCGAGAAGCGACTGTCGCAGATGAGATCGCAGTTGATGAGACCCTTCCGCGTTCTCGATCatccatcaagatcaaccGAGAGCTGTCCGCTGCTGGTACCCGCCGTGCAGTTTCGAATGCTTCCCATAACAAAGAACGAGCCTCAAAGACTCGACACTCACAATTTCTGCCACTGCTACATCTTGTCATCTACGATAATGCTTTGCAGTTTTACGAGTACGAGAACGATCTGGTGATGCTTCACATTCTCCTCACCAAGCTTGCCTTCAAGTTGGGAGTGAACGCGGTGCGACACGGTCTTCCCATGATCTATCGGTTGCAAGAAGACATCCAAGAGATTGACACACCTCTGCACAAGGTGCGGATAGCGGCCCTTTGCCACGGGTACTTCTGGGCCCTCACAGAAAAGTTTGACTTTGAGGCGTCAGTTGTCGGACGAGCTATCCAAAACGAGGTGGTGCGACGCAGAAGCAAGGGGTTCTGGATCGAGGGTATCCATATCCCACCTCCTTCGACCGACATTGTCGGATTCCCTGGAGAGACACGGCCGCACCCAGAATGGGATGCAGTCGCCCTGGAGAGAGAGGAGCTTTTGCCATTTGACGACCGGAGCTCTCTCGTGGAGTGTGTCGCCGCCAACTACCATGAAACCATCCAAACACCCCCTGGCAGCCCTGCCATCTCTCCAGCCCGAGGACTCTCCGGTCCGATTCTCGGCTCGACAATGACCACGACAGCACCCGAGCCCGATACCGAGTTGCCGGCCGTATTCCGCGAGCAGATGCTGACAGACTGGTCCAGAGACGCGGCCGTagccatgatggcatcgGTTGGAAAATCGGAGTCCCTTTCAGGATCCAAGACTGGGACTTCAGTAACACAGCGAGGCCACCTCACGGTAAACACTAACGGCATCAATGGCAACGGTAACAATGGACCCGTGTCACCATACGGTAGCCAGTATAACCTAATGAGGCCTCATTCGTCGCATGCTTTCCGTGAGCGGGATCGGGACGGAACGCCCACCAAGCCTCGCAAGAGCAGTATGCGGAGTGCGGTCTCGCCAGCCCTCTCCGTATCAAACCGGGGTGGCACCGTAGCCTCGGTGGAGCAGCTCAAGCTTGTTCTGTCTGGAAATCCTCCTCCAAAGACAGCTGGACTCgccggcgacgacgacagcgGAGACAGCATGGTCAGCTACGACTACAGTCCTTCAGAGATCAGCTTTAACCCGGCTACACAGACCGATGAGGCAATCAGTCCAACGAAGAGGCCGGCGACGGCTACGacccgtcgaggaggacccCTGGGTGCGCACCCTCCCCTCGGAGGGCCACCCAACCTCCACGACGAGAAGAGTGAGGATGACGAGTCGGTTCCTCCTGTGCCACCTCTGCCCAACGTGAGTTTGCTGGGAGGAAAGAGAAGCCCTATCCAGTCGATCGAAGCATCGTTCCATGACCCGGCCAAGTCGGGTAGACACAGCCTTTACAGCCGGGGAGGTGACGGCACACGGCCCAAATCGGTTCGTTCGCAGAACACAAAGACGATGGATCTACAGGATCTCCTTCGAGGGATCGATAGCCGGCCGAGCGAGGGAAGCTTGGGTAACGTGACGAGGCCGCCGTATTAG